A region of Spiribacter roseus DNA encodes the following proteins:
- a CDS encoding sulfite exporter TauE/SafE family protein: protein MDLLIVVAAALCGGVINALAGGGSFLTLPALVFTGVPPVMANATGTTTLLPGYLASVWGSRDLIRAPHGMTLLAVIALGALGGSLGASLLLLTSNDAFSAIVPWLLLFATGLFALGPRIHRALSTRFSHRHSLPGRLSVLAVSIYGGYFAGGMGIVMLAAFRLLGVDDLNLANALKNLLSAVLTVIAVTVYAIGGAIAWGEVLPMAIAASIGGMAGAKIGRRLPPAVLRAGIVAVGALTTVVFFVD from the coding sequence ATGGACCTGCTCATCGTGGTGGCAGCCGCCCTGTGCGGCGGCGTCATCAACGCCCTGGCGGGTGGCGGCAGCTTCCTTACCCTGCCCGCGCTGGTGTTCACCGGCGTCCCGCCGGTCATGGCCAATGCAACCGGTACCACGACGCTGCTGCCCGGATACCTGGCCAGTGTCTGGGGCTCCCGCGACCTGATCCGCGCGCCCCATGGCATGACACTACTCGCCGTGATTGCCCTGGGCGCTCTGGGCGGGAGCCTGGGGGCAAGCCTTCTGCTGCTGACCTCCAATGATGCCTTCAGTGCCATCGTGCCGTGGCTGCTTTTATTCGCCACCGGCCTTTTCGCGCTGGGCCCGCGCATCCATCGCGCCCTGTCGACTCGTTTCAGCCACCGCCACAGCCTGCCGGGACGCCTCAGCGTGCTGGCCGTGAGCATTTATGGCGGTTACTTTGCCGGTGGCATGGGGATCGTGATGCTGGCTGCCTTCCGTCTGCTGGGGGTGGACGACCTGAACCTCGCCAACGCCCTCAAAAACCTGCTATCCGCAGTCCTGACGGTGATCGCGGTGACCGTCTATGCCATCGGTGGCGCCATCGCCTGGGGCGAAGTCCTGCCCATGGCCATCGCCGCGAGCATCGGCGGGATGGCCGGGGCAAAAATCGGACGCCGGCTGCCCCCGGCGGTCCTGCGCGCCGGGATTGTCGCCGTGGGCGCGCTTACCACCGTGGTGTTCTTTGTGGACTGA
- a CDS encoding putative bifunctional diguanylate cyclase/phosphodiesterase, producing the protein MTDIDGRGDTMPDEQSLDALLNASDNACAIIDRHYRYVWANTAYQRLHLGAPSDLSGRCVQDVLGGAFERVDRWRLDRCLAGEPQCYRTERHSPALGWRTLEVRHHPLNAPAAVVSQVGVVIADITQSRQNDHEIHKLMQVAHLNPAPIAITDAQGGIEYVNPAFEHNSGYRRDELLGDTLTCIKSGNTPDAVNREIWETVEAGGIWTGELESRRKDGEPYREYTLIAPLENEDRAIANYIAIKQDTTALRATEKRLERAALEDPLTGLPTRTGFSEALQAQLDGQGWPDNGVIAMVDIISLRDINDAYGYEGGDRLLIQFSQRLRSLAGEHGLSGRIGGDECTLYLPLAPDRSTVSQLEQLVEALSQPFDLNGVAIRLAIRLGYSHLGQTPRPAETLLQEAERALFRHRAESTLPWVAYSEALEAETQARVGLTQALRRALENDEFEVHFQPKVDMATGRVIAAEALLRWNHPTRGLVSPGVFIPIAEQSQLIGPIGEWTLRRACQHLKAWSDAGLDLVRVAVNVSLIQFRSGHFPDQVRRILDESGIEPQQLSLEITESVFASESTLLLEQLRALRAMNVRLSLDDFGTGYSSLLYLQHYPFDEIKIDQGFVADLMQRNFNRNLIDAVRRLAQALDAEIIAEGIEAADVRDELLAIGIQFGQGFYYSMPLEAEDFRWLLERRSHLPLTRGRTE; encoded by the coding sequence ATGACCGACATCGATGGTCGCGGCGACACCATGCCCGATGAACAAAGCCTCGACGCGCTATTGAACGCGAGCGATAACGCCTGCGCCATCATTGATCGGCATTACCGGTATGTCTGGGCCAACACCGCCTATCAGCGGCTGCACCTGGGCGCGCCCAGTGATCTATCGGGGCGGTGCGTTCAGGATGTGCTCGGCGGGGCGTTCGAGCGCGTGGATCGCTGGCGACTGGATCGGTGCCTGGCGGGCGAGCCACAGTGCTATCGCACCGAGCGGCATAGCCCGGCACTCGGCTGGCGCACCCTGGAAGTCCGCCATCACCCGCTGAATGCCCCGGCGGCGGTGGTCTCTCAGGTGGGCGTGGTCATTGCGGATATCACCCAGAGTCGGCAGAACGACCACGAAATCCACAAACTCATGCAGGTGGCCCATCTCAACCCGGCCCCCATCGCGATCACCGACGCTCAAGGCGGCATCGAATATGTCAATCCGGCGTTTGAACACAACTCCGGCTATCGTCGCGATGAGCTCCTCGGCGACACCCTGACCTGCATCAAAAGCGGCAATACCCCCGACGCGGTCAATCGCGAGATCTGGGAAACCGTCGAAGCGGGCGGGATATGGACCGGCGAGCTCGAGAGCCGACGCAAGGATGGCGAGCCTTACCGGGAGTACACACTGATCGCGCCCCTCGAAAACGAGGATCGGGCAATCGCCAATTACATCGCCATCAAACAGGACACGACGGCCCTGCGAGCCACCGAGAAGCGCCTTGAGCGCGCAGCGCTGGAAGATCCATTGACAGGGCTCCCCACCCGCACCGGCTTCAGTGAAGCGCTGCAGGCGCAGCTTGATGGGCAGGGCTGGCCGGATAATGGCGTCATCGCCATGGTCGACATCATCAGCCTTCGAGACATCAACGATGCCTATGGCTACGAAGGCGGTGACCGGTTGTTGATCCAGTTCAGCCAGCGGCTGCGCTCGCTTGCCGGTGAGCACGGTCTCAGCGGACGCATCGGCGGTGATGAGTGCACGCTGTATCTGCCGCTGGCGCCGGATAGATCAACGGTGAGTCAGCTCGAGCAGCTCGTCGAGGCGCTCTCCCAACCTTTCGATCTGAATGGCGTCGCCATTCGGCTTGCCATTCGTCTTGGCTACAGTCATCTCGGCCAAACTCCCCGCCCTGCCGAGACCCTGCTCCAGGAAGCGGAGCGGGCACTGTTCCGCCATCGTGCCGAATCGACGCTGCCGTGGGTCGCCTACAGCGAGGCGCTGGAGGCCGAAACGCAGGCGCGGGTCGGCCTGACACAGGCCCTGCGACGCGCGCTTGAGAACGATGAGTTTGAAGTCCATTTCCAGCCCAAGGTCGACATGGCCACCGGGCGTGTAATCGCCGCCGAAGCACTGCTTCGCTGGAATCATCCGACCCGCGGGCTGGTCTCCCCCGGCGTGTTCATCCCCATCGCCGAGCAGAGTCAGCTCATCGGACCGATCGGTGAATGGACACTGCGACGCGCCTGCCAGCATCTGAAGGCCTGGAGCGACGCCGGACTGGATCTGGTGCGCGTCGCGGTCAACGTCTCTTTGATCCAGTTTCGCTCGGGCCACTTTCCCGACCAGGTCCGGCGCATCCTCGATGAGTCGGGAATTGAACCACAACAGCTTTCACTCGAGATCACGGAGAGCGTATTCGCCAGCGAATCCACCCTGCTTCTGGAGCAGTTACGCGCCCTGCGGGCAATGAATGTGCGCCTGTCACTGGATGACTTCGGCACCGGCTACTCATCCCTGCTCTATCTGCAGCACTACCCTTTCGACGAGATCAAGATTGACCAGGGGTTTGTCGCCGACCTGATGCAGAGGAATTTCAACCGCAACCTGATCGATGCCGTCAGGCGCCTTGCCCAGGCCCTTGATGCCGAAATCATCGCCGAAGGCATTGAGGCCGCTGACGTCCGCGATGAGCTATTGGCGATAGGCATTCAGTTTGGCCAGGGCTTTTATTACAGTATGCCGCTGGAGGCCGAGGACTTCCGCTGGTTGCTCGAGCGTCGCAGTCACCTCCCTCTGACACGCGGACGAACGGAGTAG
- a CDS encoding glycine betaine ABC transporter substrate-binding protein: MNKRSLYALALTGALAPMAANAECGEISVAEMNWTSGGIITGVTEFLLTQGYGCDVTVVPSATTTAITSLAENNEPDIVPEFWPNGAPAYYDLAEQGKVVKASDAFSEGATEHWLVPGFLVEEHPELATIEGILNNPELVGARFHNCPDGWGCRIANDSLVQAFELEDHGIEVFNHGSGETLQAALVSAAENEEPYFGYYWGPTAPLGQYDMVSVDMGPVNQEAYECNQDTECNEVGKTGWPAAPVFNVVTTDLAESEPEAFELMQNMTFENDTMNGLLAWHANNDATVDEAVVQFLQNNTDVWMDWLSDDARANVQDMF; the protein is encoded by the coding sequence ATGAATAAGCGTTCCCTATACGCTTTGGCACTGACCGGCGCGCTGGCCCCCATGGCCGCGAACGCCGAATGCGGCGAGATCTCGGTGGCCGAGATGAACTGGACCTCGGGCGGCATCATCACCGGTGTCACCGAGTTTCTGCTGACCCAGGGTTATGGCTGTGATGTGACGGTCGTGCCATCGGCCACCACCACGGCCATCACATCGCTGGCCGAGAACAACGAGCCGGACATCGTGCCGGAGTTCTGGCCGAACGGCGCCCCGGCATACTACGACCTGGCCGAGCAGGGCAAAGTCGTCAAGGCATCGGATGCCTTCAGCGAAGGTGCTACCGAGCACTGGCTGGTGCCGGGCTTTCTGGTTGAGGAGCACCCGGAGCTCGCCACCATTGAGGGTATTCTGAATAACCCGGAGCTGGTTGGTGCCCGATTCCATAACTGCCCGGATGGCTGGGGCTGCCGGATCGCGAATGACTCGCTGGTCCAAGCCTTTGAGCTCGAGGACCATGGCATCGAGGTCTTCAACCACGGCTCGGGCGAGACCCTGCAGGCGGCACTGGTGTCGGCGGCTGAAAACGAAGAACCGTACTTCGGCTACTACTGGGGACCGACCGCGCCGCTGGGTCAGTACGACATGGTCAGTGTCGATATGGGCCCGGTGAACCAGGAGGCCTACGAGTGCAACCAGGACACCGAGTGCAACGAAGTCGGCAAGACAGGCTGGCCGGCCGCACCGGTGTTCAACGTGGTGACCACCGATCTTGCCGAGAGCGAGCCGGAGGCTTTCGAACTCATGCAGAACATGACGTTCGAGAACGACACCATGAACGGCCTGCTGGCGTGGCATGCGAACAACGATGCCACTGTCGATGAAGCGGTCGTGCAGTTCCTGCAGAACAACACCGACGTGTGGATGGACTGGCTCAGCGACGATGCCCGCGCCAACGTGCAGGACATGTTCTAA
- a CDS encoding NAD(P)-dependent alcohol dehydrogenase: MTPAKAYGAQSDQSGLAPLNIERRELRPDDVAIQIDYCGVCHTDIHFVQNDWGMTQYPLVPGHEIVGRVSAVGDQVTGFRPGDVVGVGCMVDACRECEPCQHGLEQYCLEGPTLTYNGQDRRDGSITFGGYSESVVVSDRFVVRVPEALDPAAAAPLLCAGITTYSPLRHYGVQAGHKVGVIGMGGLGHMGIKFARAIGAEVTVFTRSEAKVSEARAQGAHHVVVSSDEAQMQAAAGYFDYMLDTVPVQHDLNPYLSALKYDGTHILVGLIEPIEPPVHGGSLIFGRRVLAGSLIGGMPETQEVLDFCADHDIACDVEMLDIRNINEAYERVKKGDVKYRFVIDMETLRNTAD; the protein is encoded by the coding sequence ATGACGCCAGCGAAAGCCTACGGCGCTCAATCGGATCAATCCGGACTCGCACCGCTCAATATCGAACGTCGTGAGCTTCGGCCCGACGACGTCGCCATTCAGATCGACTACTGTGGCGTTTGCCACACCGACATTCATTTCGTTCAGAACGACTGGGGAATGACGCAGTATCCGCTGGTCCCGGGCCACGAGATCGTCGGTCGGGTCTCCGCTGTCGGTGACCAGGTCACCGGGTTCCGTCCCGGCGATGTCGTGGGTGTCGGCTGCATGGTGGATGCCTGCCGCGAGTGTGAGCCCTGCCAGCATGGCCTGGAGCAGTACTGCCTCGAAGGACCGACGCTGACCTACAACGGCCAGGATCGGCGTGACGGGTCCATTACCTTTGGCGGTTATTCAGAGTCGGTGGTGGTCAGCGACCGGTTCGTCGTGCGTGTGCCTGAGGCGCTGGATCCGGCGGCCGCGGCGCCGTTGCTCTGCGCGGGAATCACCACCTACTCGCCCCTGCGTCACTACGGCGTCCAGGCGGGTCACAAGGTCGGTGTGATTGGCATGGGCGGCCTTGGCCACATGGGCATCAAGTTTGCCCGCGCCATCGGCGCTGAGGTGACGGTCTTCACCCGCAGCGAGGCCAAGGTCAGCGAGGCACGGGCCCAGGGGGCCCATCACGTGGTCGTCTCCTCGGACGAGGCACAGATGCAGGCCGCGGCGGGTTATTTCGATTACATGCTCGATACCGTGCCCGTCCAGCACGACCTCAACCCCTATCTCTCGGCGTTGAAGTATGACGGCACGCATATTCTGGTCGGGCTGATCGAGCCCATCGAGCCACCGGTCCACGGCGGCAGCCTGATCTTCGGCCGGCGGGTACTGGCGGGATCGCTGATCGGCGGGATGCCGGAGACTCAGGAAGTCCTCGACTTCTGCGCGGATCACGACATTGCCTGCGATGTTGAGATGCTTGACATCCGCAACATCAATGAAGCCTACGAGCGGGTGAAAAAGGGCGACGTCAAGTACCGCTTCGTCATCGACATGGAGACGCTGCGCAACACGGCGGATTGA
- a CDS encoding circadian clock KaiB family protein, producing MTTETSTQHASTPVLILFVTGDAPRSRRARANLASMLERLGRSDLSPQEIDLLDQPQAGLSYAVFATPSLLKREPGRDGALLYGDLSDSDRLERFLADLLVHEAEPG from the coding sequence ATGACAACTGAGACAAGCACGCAGCATGCGTCGACGCCAGTGCTGATCCTGTTCGTGACCGGCGACGCGCCACGGAGCCGCCGGGCGCGGGCAAACCTCGCGAGCATGCTCGAGCGACTGGGTCGAAGTGATCTGTCGCCCCAGGAAATCGATCTTCTGGATCAACCGCAGGCGGGCCTCAGCTACGCCGTCTTTGCGACGCCTTCGCTGCTGAAGCGCGAACCTGGGCGCGATGGCGCGCTACTCTACGGTGATCTGTCGGATTCCGATCGGCTTGAGCGGTTTCTGGCCGATCTGCTGGTGCACGAAGCTGAACCGGGCTAG
- a CDS encoding ABC transporter ATP-binding protein, producing the protein MSQYNERIRFENVGKVFDTDNGSIQVAEDVSFGVGDGEFVSLVGPSGCGKTTMLNMVAGFMQPTTGSVLLDGQPIQGPGSERGMMFQDYGVFPWLSVEDNIAFGLRLRANRVTDARRREIVDHFIELMGLSEFRRAYPKTLSGGMRQRLALARSYAVNPEFLLMDEPFGALDAQTRTAMQDLLLNVMGEVRKTVMLITHSVEEALYLSSRILVISARPSRIRRIIEVPFGFPRTAELRDSAAFADLRSEVRELVMQEYAAQESQARQKQTTGQA; encoded by the coding sequence ATGAGTCAGTACAACGAAAGAATCCGTTTCGAGAACGTCGGCAAGGTATTCGACACCGACAATGGCTCGATCCAGGTTGCCGAGGATGTCTCCTTTGGTGTCGGGGATGGCGAGTTCGTCTCGCTGGTCGGACCATCAGGCTGCGGGAAAACCACCATGCTCAACATGGTAGCGGGGTTCATGCAGCCAACCACCGGCTCGGTTCTGCTGGACGGTCAGCCCATTCAGGGGCCCGGTTCGGAACGCGGCATGATGTTCCAGGACTATGGCGTTTTTCCATGGCTGAGTGTCGAGGACAACATTGCCTTCGGTCTGCGCCTTCGCGCCAATCGCGTCACCGATGCCCGGCGCAGGGAGATCGTCGACCATTTCATTGAGCTCATGGGGCTCAGCGAATTCCGCCGGGCCTATCCGAAGACACTTTCCGGGGGGATGCGTCAGCGACTTGCCCTGGCGCGTTCCTATGCGGTCAACCCAGAGTTCCTTTTGATGGATGAGCCGTTCGGCGCGCTCGATGCCCAGACCCGGACCGCAATGCAGGACCTGCTGCTGAATGTGATGGGCGAGGTCCGCAAGACCGTGATGCTCATCACCCATTCGGTGGAGGAGGCGCTGTATCTGTCCTCCCGGATCCTTGTCATCAGCGCACGCCCGTCGCGCATCCGCCGCATCATCGAGGTGCCGTTCGGGTTTCCACGCACGGCCGAGCTGCGCGACTCCGCCGCCTTTGCTGATCTGCGAAGCGAGGTCCGCGAACTGGTGATGCAGGAGTACGCCGCGCAGGAAAGTCAGGCGCGGCAGAAACAAACAACAGGACAGGCGTAG
- a CDS encoding DUF411 domain-containing protein, with protein MFSSRSLSHLAVALGFVALSPVAMATDSIIKVAKTPTCGCCSAWIEHLEANGFEVTVHDVSHRQLNAIKVDLDITPAQASCHTAMVDGYFIEGHVHAREIRSLLASQPEANGLTVPGMPVGSPGMEMGEHQDEYSTLLVEDDGSTRTYRQHATPPERSE; from the coding sequence ATGTTCAGTTCCCGATCGCTCTCTCATCTGGCTGTTGCCCTCGGATTCGTCGCGCTCAGCCCCGTCGCCATGGCCACCGACTCCATCATCAAGGTCGCCAAGACACCAACCTGCGGCTGCTGCTCGGCCTGGATCGAGCATCTTGAAGCCAACGGGTTCGAGGTAACCGTCCACGACGTCAGCCATCGCCAGTTAAACGCCATCAAGGTCGACCTGGACATCACTCCGGCGCAAGCCTCATGCCATACCGCCATGGTTGATGGCTATTTCATCGAGGGCCATGTCCACGCCCGTGAGATCCGTTCTCTGCTGGCGAGTCAGCCAGAGGCGAACGGACTGACCGTCCCGGGCATGCCAGTGGGATCGCCGGGAATGGAAATGGGCGAGCACCAGGACGAGTATTCAACACTGCTCGTTGAAGATGACGGCAGTACCCGAACCTATCGACAACATGCGACACCCCCCGAGCGCTCCGAGTGA
- a CDS encoding ABC transporter permease, whose amino-acid sequence MGAESSTPRPSRRPFGRLGATARRIAHFLGPWALILALWYGVRYSGFFEASLIPTPVQVATRLWDMLIGGDLALDMYMSTQRVFLGVMLGTACAVPVGFLLGWYKGLRSFMDPLINFFRALPPIALIPLVIVYFGIGESAKVIILFYAAFFASVIVMYEGISQISPLYIRVAQTLGASDFEIFRKVIIPLAVPHALTALRVALGVAWATLVAAELVAAQQGLGAVIQDASAYFQLDTIYMGIICIGFIALAMDVALRRLTRRALVWQERND is encoded by the coding sequence ATGGGCGCTGAATCGTCCACGCCCCGCCCGTCCCGACGGCCATTCGGCCGCCTTGGAGCGACTGCACGTCGCATCGCCCATTTTCTGGGGCCCTGGGCGCTGATTCTCGCGCTCTGGTATGGCGTTCGCTACTCCGGCTTTTTCGAGGCCTCGCTGATTCCGACGCCGGTGCAGGTCGCCACGCGGCTCTGGGACATGCTGATCGGGGGCGATCTGGCACTGGACATGTACATGTCGACCCAGCGCGTTTTTCTTGGAGTGATGCTTGGCACCGCCTGTGCCGTGCCTGTCGGTTTCCTGCTGGGCTGGTACAAGGGCCTGCGGTCGTTCATGGACCCATTGATCAACTTTTTCCGCGCCCTCCCACCGATCGCGCTGATCCCTCTGGTCATCGTTTACTTCGGGATCGGCGAATCCGCCAAAGTGATCATCCTGTTCTACGCGGCGTTCTTTGCCAGCGTCATCGTGATGTACGAGGGGATCAGTCAGATTTCACCGCTGTATATCCGGGTCGCCCAGACCCTCGGGGCGAGTGATTTCGAAATATTCCGCAAGGTGATTATTCCCCTGGCCGTGCCGCATGCCCTGACAGCACTCCGCGTGGCGCTGGGTGTGGCGTGGGCAACCCTGGTGGCCGCCGAGCTGGTCGCCGCTCAGCAGGGACTTGGTGCGGTGATCCAGGATGCGTCCGCGTATTTCCAGCTCGACACCATCTACATGGGGATCATCTGCATCGGGTTTATCGCGCTGGCCATGGACGTCGCCCTGCGGCGACTCACCCGCCGTGCGCTTGTCTGGCAGGAACGCAATGACTGA
- a CDS encoding ribbon-helix-helix domain-containing protein, with translation MCEVYASTPHERYDSSTRSVRLSGFVTSIRLENEFWWILEKLSAEQHLSVPQFITEIHDEVLARQGEVRNLASLLRVCCARYLERQIPEDAASMGAVVGSR, from the coding sequence ATGTGTGAGGTGTACGCGTCGACGCCACACGAGCGGTACGACTCCAGTACCCGCTCGGTTCGGCTCAGTGGGTTTGTCACCAGTATTCGGCTTGAGAACGAGTTCTGGTGGATCCTGGAAAAGCTCAGTGCCGAGCAGCACCTGAGTGTGCCGCAGTTCATCACCGAGATTCATGATGAGGTGCTGGCCCGCCAGGGCGAGGTAAGAAACCTCGCTTCGTTGCTGCGGGTCTGCTGCGCCCGCTATCTGGAGCGCCAGATCCCCGAAGACGCCGCATCGATGGGTGCGGTGGTCGGGAGCCGGTGA
- a CDS encoding ATPase domain-containing protein has translation MEKRTTGIIDLDRVTQGGLPAGQTTLVLGEAAAGKTVLALQVLARAIEQGGAGVFVSFEESPAQIRQDAASFNWGKNLIEADSLEVIDARPRLSAETAGEFDLEGLLSIVTATSRQKGAAWIVFDGIDQLLRHQVEHNAAINQIRRVDEACAENGWTLLLTGKTRHDGIEPFHLEGIEFLLSATIMLSARIVDQQLNRSLRIAKFRGSAHVTDELPMLIDDDGIALPYHYGNENDNIEASNERLSLGVERLDALLGGGIYRGSSLLISGRPGTAKSTLAARFAETAVTRGQKTLYISFDELEGPYVRNLQSVGINLRDPIEAGQVRFQTLSAYAARVTEHFLVIRRLLDDFEPDCLVIDPISALLKASATEGAEMATERLIDMVRRRGITTLLTSLTGVRDPEGEATQGQISTLADSWIVLDYNVRGGERNRSLSIVKSRGSGHSNQQRELLLSSEGIDLADVYEDGGEVLMGTARVERAQQDEARARREQLEWKQRRNDLERRIAQAEKERERLAQTLELEAEEYNEATRLDEQWRNRIRRRRDPATRNPEDRDGFDDN, from the coding sequence GTGGAAAAACGCACCACGGGGATCATCGATCTCGATCGGGTGACCCAGGGCGGACTGCCCGCCGGGCAGACAACGCTGGTGCTGGGCGAGGCCGCTGCTGGCAAGACCGTGCTGGCCCTACAGGTCCTTGCCCGGGCCATTGAGCAAGGTGGCGCCGGGGTGTTCGTCTCGTTCGAGGAATCTCCCGCCCAGATCCGGCAGGATGCCGCTTCCTTCAATTGGGGCAAAAACCTGATTGAGGCCGACTCGCTGGAAGTCATCGATGCCCGCCCACGCCTGAGCGCGGAGACGGCCGGCGAGTTTGATCTCGAGGGGCTGCTGTCGATCGTGACGGCGACAAGTCGCCAGAAAGGCGCCGCCTGGATCGTGTTCGACGGCATCGACCAGCTGCTCCGCCACCAGGTCGAGCATAACGCCGCCATCAATCAGATCCGACGCGTCGACGAGGCCTGTGCCGAAAATGGCTGGACGCTGCTGCTGACCGGAAAAACCCGGCACGACGGGATCGAGCCGTTCCATCTCGAGGGAATCGAGTTTCTGCTCTCCGCGACGATCATGCTCTCCGCCCGCATCGTCGACCAGCAGCTCAACCGCTCATTGCGCATCGCCAAATTCCGCGGGTCCGCCCATGTCACCGACGAGCTGCCGATGCTCATCGACGATGACGGGATTGCCTTGCCGTATCACTACGGCAATGAGAACGACAACATCGAAGCGAGTAACGAGCGGCTCAGCCTGGGCGTTGAGCGGCTCGATGCACTGCTCGGTGGCGGCATCTACCGCGGCTCTAGCCTGCTCATCTCGGGACGGCCGGGGACCGCCAAAAGCACCCTCGCCGCCAGGTTCGCGGAGACCGCCGTCACGCGCGGTCAGAAAACGCTCTATATCAGCTTTGATGAGCTCGAAGGCCCCTATGTCCGCAACCTCCAATCGGTGGGGATCAACCTGCGCGATCCGATTGAGGCCGGGCAGGTGCGCTTTCAGACCTTATCGGCATATGCGGCGCGAGTGACCGAGCATTTCCTCGTGATCCGGCGCCTGCTGGATGACTTCGAACCGGATTGCCTGGTGATCGACCCCATCTCCGCGCTGCTCAAGGCGAGTGCCACGGAGGGCGCCGAAATGGCCACCGAACGGCTGATCGACATGGTCCGACGCCGCGGCATCACGACCCTTCTCACCTCGCTGACCGGGGTGCGCGATCCGGAAGGGGAAGCCACACAGGGGCAGATCTCGACACTCGCCGACAGCTGGATCGTGCTCGACTACAACGTCCGCGGCGGTGAGCGGAATCGGTCGCTGTCGATCGTCAAATCCCGCGGGTCAGGCCATTCCAACCAGCAGCGCGAGCTGCTGCTGAGCAGCGAGGGTATTGATCTCGCCGACGTCTACGAAGACGGCGGCGAGGTGCTGATGGGTACCGCCCGGGTCGAAAGGGCTCAGCAGGACGAGGCGCGCGCCCGGCGCGAGCAGCTGGAGTGGAAGCAGCGTCGCAACGACCTCGAGCGGCGCATCGCTCAGGCCGAAAAGGAGCGTGAGCGCCTTGCCCAGACACTCGAGCTGGAAGCCGAAGAATACAATGAGGCCACACGGCTTGATGAACAATGGCGCAACCGGATCCGCCGTCGACGCGATCCGGCAACCCGGAATCCCGAAGACAGGGATGGTTTCGATGACAACTGA